One segment of Anatilimnocola aggregata DNA contains the following:
- a CDS encoding HlyD family secretion protein, which translates to MQRDTAAALAFQSEGEAREGEYDQQNFYRLLRKAVSRTTANRKIFLRVPVIEGQELSAGDDVAQLIDSDSKLRLQDVAAELKSRQAELSSRKASLVAAETRLREPLDLQTKLAEAEAMLARIATERSRLPCQIAAAQSKLTLTAKELESRQNSTEVLGKLSLARAENENQVASAAHRELLARQATLEQEQTANERRGKALQCQLDLKTDEIRQRDDAVAAVELAEAKVMQATVMVDVAKLNLSRMTIKAPTAGKVLALVARPGSKVMGRTAATAPEASTVITMYAPARLQIRADVRLEEVPRVFVGQQARIEPPAVKVALKGEVIAATSITDTNAADENFIFTHLEFLQRIPGLNSVGTATQIGVLLNEVASLQQVAKAADENFRAGYVGTNTRPLGVFQLSVLGDLIGLIGILRYLALACVGLVLALVGTTTLMAV; encoded by the coding sequence GTGCAACGAGACACCGCGGCGGCGTTGGCGTTTCAAAGTGAAGGCGAAGCACGCGAGGGCGAATACGACCAGCAGAATTTCTATCGACTGCTAAGAAAAGCGGTCAGTCGAACGACGGCGAACCGCAAAATCTTTCTCCGTGTACCCGTGATTGAAGGGCAGGAGCTAAGTGCGGGAGACGACGTAGCACAACTGATCGACTCGGACTCGAAATTGAGATTGCAGGACGTTGCTGCGGAATTGAAATCGCGCCAAGCTGAATTGTCGAGCCGGAAGGCATCGCTGGTGGCAGCAGAAACTCGCTTGCGCGAGCCATTGGACTTGCAAACCAAACTGGCCGAAGCGGAAGCCATGCTGGCCCGAATTGCCACCGAGCGATCGCGTTTGCCATGCCAGATCGCCGCAGCTCAATCGAAACTGACGCTCACCGCGAAGGAACTGGAAAGCCGACAAAATTCCACGGAAGTATTGGGAAAGCTCTCATTGGCGCGGGCAGAAAACGAAAATCAAGTGGCCAGCGCAGCGCACCGAGAGTTGTTGGCCCGGCAGGCAACGCTGGAACAGGAGCAGACAGCGAACGAACGACGGGGCAAAGCGCTGCAGTGTCAATTGGATTTGAAGACGGATGAAATCCGGCAGCGAGACGACGCAGTGGCTGCGGTGGAATTGGCCGAGGCCAAAGTGATGCAAGCGACTGTCATGGTGGACGTCGCCAAGCTCAACCTCAGCCGAATGACCATTAAGGCACCAACCGCCGGCAAAGTGCTTGCGCTGGTCGCCCGGCCCGGCAGCAAGGTGATGGGACGAACGGCTGCCACCGCGCCCGAAGCATCAACTGTCATCACGATGTATGCCCCGGCCCGGTTGCAGATCCGAGCTGACGTGCGGCTTGAAGAAGTGCCGCGTGTCTTCGTGGGCCAACAAGCTCGGATTGAACCCCCCGCCGTCAAAGTCGCTCTGAAAGGTGAAGTGATAGCGGCGACCTCGATCACGGACACCAACGCTGCGGACGAGAATTTCATCTTCACGCATCTGGAGTTTTTGCAACGCATCCCCGGCCTCAACTCCGTTGGCACCGCTACGCAGATTGGAGTTCTTCTCAACGAAGTTGCGTCACTGCAGCAAGTCGCCAAGGCCGCCGACGAGAATTTCCGCGCTGGATACGTGGGCACCAACACTCGCCCCCTAGGCGTGTTCCAGCT